A region of the Thermodesulfobacteriota bacterium genome:
GCCCAAAATGGCCTGACCTTTATAACTACCTGTATTTTTTTGATTTAATGATTAACTGCGCCAGGAATCGGAAAGGAGGACCTCATGGGTATGTCATTATGGCAGTATCCTGGGCGGGCAAGCTGTGCCAAAACTGCACGGTCCAGCCCATCTCTGTCCCGGTTCTGCGGAAGTTCTGCTGATTCAGGAACGTCCCCGTTCTAACGCTCCAACTCCTTGATCTTGCGGTGGAGGGTGCGGAGGGCGATACCCAGCAGCTTGGCGGCCTGGGTCTTGTTGCCGCCGGTCTTGGCCAGGGCGTCGCGGATGGCGTCGCGCTCGATCTCGGTCAGCGTGCGCGAGGCGGGCAGCGGGATCGGTCCGGCGGAGGACGGCGGAACCGCCGTGTGCGTGATCTCGACGGGGAGATCTTCGGGGCCGATCGTCTCCCCGGCGCTGACGAGCATTGCGGTCTCGATCGCGTTGCGGAGCTGCCGGACGTTCCCGGGCCAGGAGTACGACAGGAGCGCCTTGAGCGCGGCGGGGGCGAGGAGCTTGCGAGGCAGCGCGTTTTCCCGGGACAGGAGTTCCAGGAAATGCTCGGCCAGCTTCGGGATGTCCTCCCGTCGCTCGCGGAGCGGCGGCACCTGGATGCCGAAGACGTTCAGCCGGTAATAAAGGTCCTCGCGGAACGCCTTCTCCTCCACCAGCGCCTTCAGCTCACGGTTCGTGGCGGCCAGGATCCGGACGTCGACCTTGAGCACCTGGGAGCTGCCGACCCGCAGCACCTCCTTCTGCTCGATGGCGCGCAGCAGCTTCGCCTGGATCGCCGGGGAGACGTCGCCCACCTCGTCGAGGAACAGCGTCCCCCCTTCAGCGCTCTCCAACTTCCCAGGGCGGGAGGCCGTGGCGCCCGTGAAGGCGCCCTTCTCGTGGCCGAACAGCTCGGACTCGAGGAGCGTCTCGGGGATCGCGGCGCAGTTCAGCGGCAGGAAGGGACGCCCCGCCCTGGGACTCAGATCGTGGATCGCCCGGGCGACCAGC
Encoded here:
- a CDS encoding sigma-54 dependent transcriptional regulator is translated as MTGHGRVFVFDDDADSLRSVVAALRRDGFEVLPFSDPKQGLERLAAEGGDVVVTDLRMPGITGMEVLRHVTKSNPGVPVVVLTAYGTVEGAVEAVRSGASDFLMKPVEIPRLRAAVFKAVKERGMHREIERLREEAGHPPGVEGILGASRAMEEVLRKIRLVAPTRMNVLITGESGTGKELVARAIHDLSPRAGRPFLPLNCAAIPETLLESELFGHEKGAFTGATASRPGKLESAEGGTLFLDEVGDVSPAIQAKLLRAIEQKEVLRVGSSQVLKVDVRILAATNRELKALVEEKAFREDLYYRLNVFGIQVPPLRERREDIPKLAEHFLELLSRENALPRKLLAPAALKALLSYSWPGNVRQLRNAIETAMLVSAGETIGPEDLPVEITHTAVPPSSAGPIPLPASRTLTEIERDAIRDALAKTGGNKTQAAKLLGIALRTLHRKIKELER